From the Primulina tabacum isolate GXHZ01 chromosome 15, ASM2559414v2, whole genome shotgun sequence genome, one window contains:
- the LOC142526262 gene encoding putative carboxylesterase SOBER1-like, whose amino-acid sequence MKSTVFLFAVSFGITISFVLFNQQNPSPSKPDPMARSFLLWLHGLGDSGPANEPIKTLFTSPQFSKTNWSFPSAPSNPVTCNYGAVMPSWFDIAEIPVTADSPKDEGSVLKAVQNIHAMIDKEIASGINPSNVFVCGFSQGGALTLASVLLYPKTLGGGAVFSGWVPFNSSILERVTPEAKKTPILWSHGMADRTVLFEAGQAGPPILEKAGVSCEFKAYPDLGHSISTEELKSLESWIKSHLQSSS is encoded by the exons ATGAAGTCCACCGTGTTCTTGTTCGCAGTCAGTTTCGGCATCACAATTTCCTTCGTGCTATTCAATCAGCAAAATCCATCTCCTAGTAAACCCGATCCAATGGCGCGGAGCTTTTTGTTGTGGCTACATGGACTGGGTGATTCGGGTCCTGCTAACGAACCCATCAAGACGCTTTTCACGTCTCCCCAGTTCAGCAAAACCAATTGGTCTTTCCCTTCTGCTCCTTCTAATCCCGTCACTTGTAACT ATGGTGCTGTTATGCCTTCATGGTTTGACATTGCTGAAATACCTGTGACAGCT GATTCTCCAAAAGATGAAGGTAGTGTGCTCAAAGCAGTTCAGAACATACATGCAatgattgataaagagatagcaTCTGGAATCAATCCTAGCAATGTTTTTGTATGTGGATTTAGTCAAGGAG GGGCCTTGACATTGGCTAGCGTCCTGCTGTACCCGAAAACTTTGGGTGGAGGTGCAGTGTTTAGTGGATGGGTTCCATTCAATTCTTCAATTCTAGAACGTGTCACACCAGAAGCAAAGAAG ACTCCTATATTATGGTCCCATGGAATGGCTGATAGAACTGTTCTCTTCGAGGCTGGGCAAGCAGGACCACCTATCCTTGAAAAAGCTGGTGTCAGCTGTGAATTCAAG GCTTATCCTGACCTTGGTCACTCCATAAGTACTGAGGAGCTCAAGAGTTTGGAATCGTGGATCAAATCACATCTTCAGAGTTCTTCCTGA
- the LOC142527915 gene encoding uncharacterized protein LOC142527915, giving the protein MKKLYKRGTVHPTPPVVSDQLLSFLPAAILTLAAALSQEEREVLAYLISCSSANFSNSHHKKTPSEATSGGSKGGATDHPACFSCYCFRCYMSYWVKWDSSPNRQLIHEIIDAFEESLFKESRKEKSKRERRKGKNVKGKISPELDDESKKSEPSLTKEDSNFIESNSPKEHGIEGGEENSGREEEENGEEEELERGSVRRFVSFLGERIWSVWG; this is encoded by the coding sequence ATGAAGAAGCTATACAAAAGGGGGACGGTGCATCCGACGCCACCGGTGGTCTCGGACCAGCTTCTTTCCTTCTTGCCGGCGGCGATATTGACTTTAGCCGCCGCTCTGTCTCAGGAAGAAAGGGAAGTTCTTGCATACCTCATCTCTTGCTCCTCCGCCAACTTCTCCAACAGCCACCACAAGAAAACCCCTTCGGAAGCCACTTCAGGTGGTTCTAAGGGTGGAGCGACCGACCACCCTGCGTGCTTCAGCTGCTACTGCTTCAGATGCTATATGAGCTACTGGGTGAAGTGGGATTCATCGCCAAATCGCCAGCTTATACACGAAATAATAGACGCGTTTGAAGAAAGTCTTTTTAAGGAGAGCAGGAAAGAAAAGAGCAAGAGGGAAAGGAGGAAGGGTAAAAATGTTAAAGGTAAAATTAGTCCTGAATTAGATGATGAGTCCAAGAAGTCTGAGCCCAGTTTGACTAAGGAAGATTCCAACTTTATTGAATCGAACTCTCCCAAAGAGCACGGTATTGAAGGCGGCGAAGAAAATAGTGGCCGTGAGGAGGAGGAGAATGGAGAGGAAGAAGAGTTGGAGAGAGGGTCAGTGAGAAGATTTGTGAGCTTTCTTGGAGAAAGGATTTGGAGCGTTTGGGGTTAA
- the LOC142526709 gene encoding uncharacterized protein LOC142526709, with translation MEKQEPLPRILSPFSSGRRRSCDSDSPEFEFWMLRNPSFPQPNLLSADELFSDGFLLPLHLLNLSDDPTPTPPQTMSAPLEATGSEHGASIIESADLLSAANPSFTSSKRWMDIFKKVEKKSSHLFNGVNADGSSKDKDINSNSKEKKREKKNGVGSSKGVSAAELNINIWPFSRSRSAGNGAARPRSAVATRKVSSAPCSRSNSSGESKSRKWLSSPSRAGVHLGRNSLVWQVRRGGSGRRPDAFVKNPQKGIRKDGIDGSRRKTPAESVGGRSNKARVLGLNVPTCIGYRQHLSCRSDQYSAADVATAVSGGSVSGDGVRGGNLFNIRNLFSKKIY, from the coding sequence atggaaaaacaaGAGCCCCTTCCTCGGATTCTTTCACCATTTAGCAGTGGAAGAAGACGAAGCTGCGATTCCGACTCACCTGAATTTGAGTTTTGGATGCTTCGAAACCCATCTTTTCCTCAGCCAAATCTCCTCTCTGCCGATGAGCTCTTCTCCGACGGTTTCCTCCTCCCACTACACCTCCTCAACCTCTCCGATGACCCTACTCCTACGCCTCCGCAGACGATGAGTGCGCCACTTGAAGCAACCGGATCGGAGCATGGAGCTTCGATAATTGAATCGGCTGACCTGCTGTCAGCTGCCAATCCTTCGTTCACTTCCTCAAAGCGTTGGATGGATATTTTTAAGAAAGTGGAAAAGAAAAGCTCGCATTTATTCAATGGTGTAAATGCAGATGGTAGTAGCAAAGATAAGGACATTAACAGTAACAGTAAAGAGAAGAAGCGAGAGAAGAAGAATGGTGTTGGTTCGAGTAAAGGAGTAAGCGCCGCGGAGTTGAATATAAACATATGGCCTTTCTCGAGGAGTAGATCTGCCGGAAACGGCGCAGCGCGCCCACGATCGGCGGTGGCGACAAGGAAAGTGAGCAGCGCACCGTGCTCTAGGAGCAACTCATCGGGCGAGTCAAAGTCCAGGAAATGGCTTAGCAGCCCAAGTAGAGCCGGAGTTCACTTGGGAAGAAACAGTCTTGTTTGGCAGGTTCGCCGCGGTGGAAGCGGGCGGAGGCCGGATGCATTCGTGAAGAATCCTCAAAAGGGCATCAGGAAAGATGGGATTGACGGCAGCCGGAGAAAAACCCCCGCTGAATCCGTCGGTGGACGTTCTAATAAAGCTAGAGTTTTGGGTTTAAATGTCCCCACGTGCATTGGCTACCGACAGCACTTGAGCTGTAGAAGTGATCAATATAGCGCCGCAGATGTTGCCACCGCGGTATCTGGTGGTAGTGTCTCCGGCGACGGAGTACGTGGCGGTAATTTATTCAACATCCGAAATCTTTTTTCcaagaaaatatattaa
- the LOC142528028 gene encoding homeobox protein knotted-1-like LET6 isoform X3 translates to MEGGEGSGNMNTSFRGTSFMGFGDNGNGFCPMMIMPQVAATDPNGDCSQTIFLPLPSTNQHDLNRNSSSGGGGGSMMLEHNINTSTGYYFMESDGDAGSCSVKSKIMAHPHYPRLLAAYVNCQKIGAPPEVVAKLEEACASATAIGRNDRSRVGEDPALDQFMEAYCEMLTKYEQELSKPFKEAMLFLSRIECQFKALTLSHSDSGACGEAVDINGSSEEEFDVNNSFIDPQAEDRELKGQLLRKYSGYLGNLKQEFMKKRKKGKLPKEARQQLLDWWSRHYKWPYPSKLALAESTGLDQKQINNWFINQRKRHWKPSEDMQFVVMEAAHPHYYMDNILGNPFPMDISPSFL, encoded by the exons ATGGAGGGTGGCGAGGGCTCAGGTAACATGAACACTTCTTTCAGGGGAACTTCTTTCATGGGTTTTGGAGATAACGGAAATGGGTTTTGTCCCATGATGATTATGCCTCAGGTGGCTGCTACTGACCCTAATGGGGACTGCAGCCAGACCATATTTCTACCTCTTCCATCCACTAACCAACATGATCTCAATCGCAACAGCAGctccggcggcggcggcggttcTATGATGCTTGAACATAACATTAATACGAGTACTGGGTATTATTTCATGGAAAGCGACGGAGATGCTGGCAGCTGCTCCGTCAAGTCAAAGATCATGGCTCATCCACACTATCCTCGCCTCTTGGCTGCTTATGTTAATTGTCAAAAG ATAGGAGCGCCGCCTGAAGTGGTCGCGAAGCTCGAGGAAGCTTGCGCGTCCGCCACCGCGATAGGCCGCAACGACAGAAGCCGCGTCGGGGAAGATCCGGCACTTGACCAATTCATGGAGGCATACTGTGAAATGCTGACAAAGTATGAGCAAGAACTCTCGAAACCCTTCAAAGAAGCCATGCTTTTCCTTTCGAGGATTGAGTGCCAGTTCAAAGCCCTTACTTTATCTCACTCTGATTCTGGTG CTTGTGGCGAAGCAGTGGACATAAATGGTTCGTCGGAAGAAGAATTTGACGTGAATAACAGTTTCATCGACCCCCAAGCAGAAGACCGTGAACTGAAAGGTCAGCTCTTGCGAAAATATAGTGGATACTTGGGCAACCTCAAACAAGAATTCATGAAGAAACGAAAGAAAGGCAAGCTGCCTAAAGAAGCACGGCAACAGTTACTCGACTGGTGGAGCAGACATTACAAATGGCCTTATCCATCT AAACTAGCCCTAGCCGAATCAACAGGCCTGGACCAGAAGCAAATAAACAACTGGTTTATTAACCAAAGGAAACGCCATTGGAAACCGTCTGAGGATATGCAGTTCGTGGTTATGGAGGCTGCTCATCCTCACTACTACATGGACAATATTTTGGGTAATCCGTTCCCAATGGATATTTCGCCTTCGTTTCTTTGA
- the LOC142528028 gene encoding homeobox protein knotted-1-like LET6 isoform X2 → MEGGEGSGNMNTSFRGTSFMGFGDNGNGFCPMMIMPQVAATDPNGDCSQTIFLPLPSTNQHDLNRNSSSGGGGGSMMLEHNINTSTGYYFMESDGDAGSCSVKSKIMAHPHYPRLLAAYVNCQKIGAPPEVVAKLEEACASATAIGRNDRSRVGEDPALDQFMEAYCEMLTKYEQELSKPFKEAMLFLSRIECQFKALTLSHSDSACGEAVDINGSSEEEFDVNNSFIDPQAEDRELKGQLLRKYSGYLGNLKQEFMKKRKKGKLPKEARQQLLDWWSRHYKWPYPSESQKLALAESTGLDQKQINNWFINQRKRHWKPSEDMQFVVMEAAHPHYYMDNILGNPFPMDISPSFL, encoded by the exons ATGGAGGGTGGCGAGGGCTCAGGTAACATGAACACTTCTTTCAGGGGAACTTCTTTCATGGGTTTTGGAGATAACGGAAATGGGTTTTGTCCCATGATGATTATGCCTCAGGTGGCTGCTACTGACCCTAATGGGGACTGCAGCCAGACCATATTTCTACCTCTTCCATCCACTAACCAACATGATCTCAATCGCAACAGCAGctccggcggcggcggcggttcTATGATGCTTGAACATAACATTAATACGAGTACTGGGTATTATTTCATGGAAAGCGACGGAGATGCTGGCAGCTGCTCCGTCAAGTCAAAGATCATGGCTCATCCACACTATCCTCGCCTCTTGGCTGCTTATGTTAATTGTCAAAAG ATAGGAGCGCCGCCTGAAGTGGTCGCGAAGCTCGAGGAAGCTTGCGCGTCCGCCACCGCGATAGGCCGCAACGACAGAAGCCGCGTCGGGGAAGATCCGGCACTTGACCAATTCATGGAGGCATACTGTGAAATGCTGACAAAGTATGAGCAAGAACTCTCGAAACCCTTCAAAGAAGCCATGCTTTTCCTTTCGAGGATTGAGTGCCAGTTCAAAGCCCTTACTTTATCTCACTCTGATTCTG CTTGTGGCGAAGCAGTGGACATAAATGGTTCGTCGGAAGAAGAATTTGACGTGAATAACAGTTTCATCGACCCCCAAGCAGAAGACCGTGAACTGAAAGGTCAGCTCTTGCGAAAATATAGTGGATACTTGGGCAACCTCAAACAAGAATTCATGAAGAAACGAAAGAAAGGCAAGCTGCCTAAAGAAGCACGGCAACAGTTACTCGACTGGTGGAGCAGACATTACAAATGGCCTTATCCATCT GAATCTCAGAAACTAGCCCTAGCCGAATCAACAGGCCTGGACCAGAAGCAAATAAACAACTGGTTTATTAACCAAAGGAAACGCCATTGGAAACCGTCTGAGGATATGCAGTTCGTGGTTATGGAGGCTGCTCATCCTCACTACTACATGGACAATATTTTGGGTAATCCGTTCCCAATGGATATTTCGCCTTCGTTTCTTTGA
- the LOC142528028 gene encoding homeobox protein knotted-1-like LET6 isoform X1, whose product MEGGEGSGNMNTSFRGTSFMGFGDNGNGFCPMMIMPQVAATDPNGDCSQTIFLPLPSTNQHDLNRNSSSGGGGGSMMLEHNINTSTGYYFMESDGDAGSCSVKSKIMAHPHYPRLLAAYVNCQKIGAPPEVVAKLEEACASATAIGRNDRSRVGEDPALDQFMEAYCEMLTKYEQELSKPFKEAMLFLSRIECQFKALTLSHSDSGACGEAVDINGSSEEEFDVNNSFIDPQAEDRELKGQLLRKYSGYLGNLKQEFMKKRKKGKLPKEARQQLLDWWSRHYKWPYPSESQKLALAESTGLDQKQINNWFINQRKRHWKPSEDMQFVVMEAAHPHYYMDNILGNPFPMDISPSFL is encoded by the exons ATGGAGGGTGGCGAGGGCTCAGGTAACATGAACACTTCTTTCAGGGGAACTTCTTTCATGGGTTTTGGAGATAACGGAAATGGGTTTTGTCCCATGATGATTATGCCTCAGGTGGCTGCTACTGACCCTAATGGGGACTGCAGCCAGACCATATTTCTACCTCTTCCATCCACTAACCAACATGATCTCAATCGCAACAGCAGctccggcggcggcggcggttcTATGATGCTTGAACATAACATTAATACGAGTACTGGGTATTATTTCATGGAAAGCGACGGAGATGCTGGCAGCTGCTCCGTCAAGTCAAAGATCATGGCTCATCCACACTATCCTCGCCTCTTGGCTGCTTATGTTAATTGTCAAAAG ATAGGAGCGCCGCCTGAAGTGGTCGCGAAGCTCGAGGAAGCTTGCGCGTCCGCCACCGCGATAGGCCGCAACGACAGAAGCCGCGTCGGGGAAGATCCGGCACTTGACCAATTCATGGAGGCATACTGTGAAATGCTGACAAAGTATGAGCAAGAACTCTCGAAACCCTTCAAAGAAGCCATGCTTTTCCTTTCGAGGATTGAGTGCCAGTTCAAAGCCCTTACTTTATCTCACTCTGATTCTGGTG CTTGTGGCGAAGCAGTGGACATAAATGGTTCGTCGGAAGAAGAATTTGACGTGAATAACAGTTTCATCGACCCCCAAGCAGAAGACCGTGAACTGAAAGGTCAGCTCTTGCGAAAATATAGTGGATACTTGGGCAACCTCAAACAAGAATTCATGAAGAAACGAAAGAAAGGCAAGCTGCCTAAAGAAGCACGGCAACAGTTACTCGACTGGTGGAGCAGACATTACAAATGGCCTTATCCATCT GAATCTCAGAAACTAGCCCTAGCCGAATCAACAGGCCTGGACCAGAAGCAAATAAACAACTGGTTTATTAACCAAAGGAAACGCCATTGGAAACCGTCTGAGGATATGCAGTTCGTGGTTATGGAGGCTGCTCATCCTCACTACTACATGGACAATATTTTGGGTAATCCGTTCCCAATGGATATTTCGCCTTCGTTTCTTTGA
- the LOC142528043 gene encoding O-fucosyltransferase 15-like isoform X1, with translation MSHSNLSDITTTSGNTSNEEYGDDPPISGFRVHSRKSSCPARLSGSSPVNSFGSLPPTRFPAFSLSPDSSTTWFDGFLCGAVIDTKKMNKAKIKVWYRNKMTIGLAVLIGSFFLMNWWMLSRIQEPGRTREEIKVKWLKANSSTVSIREELEKLGRGRKPQKTIFVRLLSKAAHALAEEQNKPEPKDLWVEPYIRASSWTPCSHTRDWKPSEGDNGYIVVTANGGINQQRVAVCNSVAIARLLNATLVLPNFMYSSVWRDSSQFGDIYQEEHFINYLKPDIRIVKKLPKELQSLDLNAIGSVVTDIDVVKEAKPSFYLKYILPILHRNRVVHFVGFGNRLASDPIPRQIQRLRCRCNFYALRFVPKIQEVGALLIQRMRQNDTGLGLLDHYLVGPFSQSKMKGQKVHAAKTSRYLALHLRFEIDMVAHSLCEFGGGEEEMQELEAYRDIHFPALAELKKTKKLPSPTDLRSEGLCPLMPEETVLMLAALGFNRRSHIYLAGAHIYGGKSRLAALTTLFPNLVTKENLLSSAEIEPFANFSSQLAALDFIVCTASDVFAMTDSGSQFSSLVAGYRIYFGGGKMPSIRPNKRRLADIFVKNNTIEWKVFETRVRKAVRQNKRVFSRPIGRSVYRYPRCRDCMCYTA, from the exons ATGTCCCATTCCAATCTCTCCGACATCACCACGACAAGTGGCAACACGTCCAACGAAGAATATGGCGATGATCCACCAATTTCAGGGTTTCGGGTTCATTCCCGGAAGTCAAGTTGTCCGGCCCGTCTCAGCGGTTCTTCACCTGTCAATTCTTTCGGGTCGTTGCCCCCGACCAGATTCCCGGCCTTTTCCCTCTCACCCGACTCTTCGACGACGTGGTTTGATGGGTTTCTTTGCGGTGCTGTAATTGATACCAAGAAAATGAACAAAGCCAAGATAAAGGTGTGGTATAGGAATAAGATGACGATTGGATTGGCGGTGTTGATTGGTTCTTTTTTCTTGATGAATTGGTGGATGCTTTCTCGAATCCAAGAACCGGGTCGAACCCGTGAGGAAATCAAGGTTAAGTGGTTGAAAGCAAATTCTTCCACCGTATCTATCCGG GAAGAGTTAGAAAAGCTTGGTAGAGGGAGAAAACCTCAGAAAACAATATTTGTGAGGCTTTTGTCTAAGGCTGCTCATGCATTAGCTGAG GAACAGAACAAGCCTGAGCCTAAGGACTTGTGGGTGGAACCTTACATCCGTGCTTCTTCCTGGACTCCTTGTTCTCATACAAGAGATTGGAAACCTAGTG AGGGTGACAATGGTTATATAGTGGTCACAGCAAATGGTGGAATAAATCAGCAGCGAGTTGCT GTGTGCAATTCTGTTGCTATTGCTAGGTTACTTAATGCAACACTTGTTCTTCCCAACTTTATGTACAGCAGTGTTTGGAGAGATTCCAG TCAGTTCGGGGATATATACCAGGAGGAGCATTTCATCAACTACTTGAAGCCTGATATTCGAATTGTCAAGAAACTTCCAAAGGAATTGCAGTCGTTAGACTTAAATGCAATTGGAAGTGTG GTGACAGATATAGATGTGGTAAAAGAGGCTAAGCCaagtttttatttgaaatatattCTTCCCATTTTACACCGTAACAGAGTCGTCCATTTTGTTGGATTTGGGAATCGATTGGCCTCTGATCCCATACCACGTCAAATACAG AGACTTCGATGCAGATGCAATTTTTATGCCCTGAGGTTTGTTCCAAAAATACAAGAAGTGGGCGCTCTGCTGATTCAGAGAATGCGTCAAAATGATACCGGCTTGGGACTTTTGGACCATTATCTTGTTGGCCCTTTTTCACAGTCAAAGATGAAGGGGCAAAAAGTTCATGCAGCTAAAACATCTAGATACTTGGCCTTACATCTGAGATTTGAAATTGACATGGTGGCTCATTCTTTGTGTGAATTTGGTGGAGGTGAAGAAGAAATGCAAGAATTAGAGGCTTACAGGGATATCCATTTTCCTGCATTGGCAGAGCTGAAGAAGACTAAAAA GTTACCCTCCCCGACAGATTTAAGATCGGAAGGACTATGCCCGTTAATGCCGGAGGAGACAGTGCTCATGCTTGCGGCCCTTGGTTTCAACCGGAGGTCCCACATATACCTTGCAGGGGCTCATATTTATGGAGGGAAGTCAAGATTGGCAGCCTTGACTACATTGTTCCCTAATTTAGTAACCAAAGAAAACTTGCTTTCTTCTGCTGAGATCGAGCCATTTGCAAATTTCTCATCTCag TTGGCTGCACTTGACTTCATAGTTTGCACAGCTTCAGACGTATTTGCCATGACAGACTCTGGCAGTCAGTTTTCTTCTCTAGTAGCAGGTTATCGAATCTATTTTGGTGGGGGAAAGATGCCATCAATCAGGCCAAACAAACGGAGGCTTGCTGACATTTTTGTGAAAAACAACACAATAGAGTGGAAGGTATTTGAGACGAGAGTAAGGAAGGCCGTGAGACAAAATAAACGTGTGTTTTCACGGCCCATCGGAAGAAGTGTATACAGATATCCTCGATGTCGGGATTGTATGTGTTATACGGCTTAA
- the LOC142528043 gene encoding O-fucosyltransferase 15-like isoform X2, protein MSHSNLSDITTTSGNTSNEEYGDDPPISGFRVHSRKSSCPARLSGSSPVNSFGSLPPTRFPAFSLSPDSSTTWFDGFLCGAVIDTKKMNKAKIKVWYRNKMTIGLAVLIGSFFLMNWWMLSRIQEPGRTREEIKVKWLKANSSTVSIREELEKLGRGRKPQKTIFVRLLSKAAHALAENKPEPKDLWVEPYIRASSWTPCSHTRDWKPSEGDNGYIVVTANGGINQQRVAVCNSVAIARLLNATLVLPNFMYSSVWRDSSQFGDIYQEEHFINYLKPDIRIVKKLPKELQSLDLNAIGSVVTDIDVVKEAKPSFYLKYILPILHRNRVVHFVGFGNRLASDPIPRQIQRLRCRCNFYALRFVPKIQEVGALLIQRMRQNDTGLGLLDHYLVGPFSQSKMKGQKVHAAKTSRYLALHLRFEIDMVAHSLCEFGGGEEEMQELEAYRDIHFPALAELKKTKKLPSPTDLRSEGLCPLMPEETVLMLAALGFNRRSHIYLAGAHIYGGKSRLAALTTLFPNLVTKENLLSSAEIEPFANFSSQLAALDFIVCTASDVFAMTDSGSQFSSLVAGYRIYFGGGKMPSIRPNKRRLADIFVKNNTIEWKVFETRVRKAVRQNKRVFSRPIGRSVYRYPRCRDCMCYTA, encoded by the exons ATGTCCCATTCCAATCTCTCCGACATCACCACGACAAGTGGCAACACGTCCAACGAAGAATATGGCGATGATCCACCAATTTCAGGGTTTCGGGTTCATTCCCGGAAGTCAAGTTGTCCGGCCCGTCTCAGCGGTTCTTCACCTGTCAATTCTTTCGGGTCGTTGCCCCCGACCAGATTCCCGGCCTTTTCCCTCTCACCCGACTCTTCGACGACGTGGTTTGATGGGTTTCTTTGCGGTGCTGTAATTGATACCAAGAAAATGAACAAAGCCAAGATAAAGGTGTGGTATAGGAATAAGATGACGATTGGATTGGCGGTGTTGATTGGTTCTTTTTTCTTGATGAATTGGTGGATGCTTTCTCGAATCCAAGAACCGGGTCGAACCCGTGAGGAAATCAAGGTTAAGTGGTTGAAAGCAAATTCTTCCACCGTATCTATCCGG GAAGAGTTAGAAAAGCTTGGTAGAGGGAGAAAACCTCAGAAAACAATATTTGTGAGGCTTTTGTCTAAGGCTGCTCATGCATTAGCTGAG AACAAGCCTGAGCCTAAGGACTTGTGGGTGGAACCTTACATCCGTGCTTCTTCCTGGACTCCTTGTTCTCATACAAGAGATTGGAAACCTAGTG AGGGTGACAATGGTTATATAGTGGTCACAGCAAATGGTGGAATAAATCAGCAGCGAGTTGCT GTGTGCAATTCTGTTGCTATTGCTAGGTTACTTAATGCAACACTTGTTCTTCCCAACTTTATGTACAGCAGTGTTTGGAGAGATTCCAG TCAGTTCGGGGATATATACCAGGAGGAGCATTTCATCAACTACTTGAAGCCTGATATTCGAATTGTCAAGAAACTTCCAAAGGAATTGCAGTCGTTAGACTTAAATGCAATTGGAAGTGTG GTGACAGATATAGATGTGGTAAAAGAGGCTAAGCCaagtttttatttgaaatatattCTTCCCATTTTACACCGTAACAGAGTCGTCCATTTTGTTGGATTTGGGAATCGATTGGCCTCTGATCCCATACCACGTCAAATACAG AGACTTCGATGCAGATGCAATTTTTATGCCCTGAGGTTTGTTCCAAAAATACAAGAAGTGGGCGCTCTGCTGATTCAGAGAATGCGTCAAAATGATACCGGCTTGGGACTTTTGGACCATTATCTTGTTGGCCCTTTTTCACAGTCAAAGATGAAGGGGCAAAAAGTTCATGCAGCTAAAACATCTAGATACTTGGCCTTACATCTGAGATTTGAAATTGACATGGTGGCTCATTCTTTGTGTGAATTTGGTGGAGGTGAAGAAGAAATGCAAGAATTAGAGGCTTACAGGGATATCCATTTTCCTGCATTGGCAGAGCTGAAGAAGACTAAAAA GTTACCCTCCCCGACAGATTTAAGATCGGAAGGACTATGCCCGTTAATGCCGGAGGAGACAGTGCTCATGCTTGCGGCCCTTGGTTTCAACCGGAGGTCCCACATATACCTTGCAGGGGCTCATATTTATGGAGGGAAGTCAAGATTGGCAGCCTTGACTACATTGTTCCCTAATTTAGTAACCAAAGAAAACTTGCTTTCTTCTGCTGAGATCGAGCCATTTGCAAATTTCTCATCTCag TTGGCTGCACTTGACTTCATAGTTTGCACAGCTTCAGACGTATTTGCCATGACAGACTCTGGCAGTCAGTTTTCTTCTCTAGTAGCAGGTTATCGAATCTATTTTGGTGGGGGAAAGATGCCATCAATCAGGCCAAACAAACGGAGGCTTGCTGACATTTTTGTGAAAAACAACACAATAGAGTGGAAGGTATTTGAGACGAGAGTAAGGAAGGCCGTGAGACAAAATAAACGTGTGTTTTCACGGCCCATCGGAAGAAGTGTATACAGATATCCTCGATGTCGGGATTGTATGTGTTATACGGCTTAA